The Flavobacterium commune genome contains a region encoding:
- a CDS encoding efflux RND transporter permease subunit codes for MKLAEISIKRPSLVIVLFTILILGGLFSYSQLGYELIPKFEMNVITVSTVYPGASPSEVENTVTKKMEDAIASLENIKKIDSKSYESLSVVSITLTSNANVDVSMNDAQRKINAILSDLPDDAKTPSLNKFSLSDMPIITIGANGKMDEAAFYDLIDKKIAPVLSRVQGVAQVNIIGGQEREIQVNLDATKMQGYGLSVPQVQQIILASNLDFPTGNIQTREQKILIRLAGKYKSVDELRNLVVSSKNGIQIRLQDIADVQDTQKIAEKIARVDQKSAIVLQIVKQSDANAVAVSELVAKTVEKLESDYKVNDLQLETAKDSTIFTLEAADSVLHDLLIAVILVALVMLFFLHSIRNSLIVMISIPASLIATFIGIYLLGYTLNLMSLLGLSLVVGILVDDAIVVLENIYRHMEMGKSRIRASFDGTAEIGGTVTSITLVIVVVFLPIAMSSGLVSNIITQFCMTVVISTLLSLLASFTIIPWLSSRFGKLEHIEGKNLFGRIILGFESLLTRFTNWVTEILEWSLNHYIKTILIVLVLFITSTFGLMGGGFIGGEFFAASDSGEFLVQIEMPKDASLEQTNFMTQKAEAYLKQQKYVHSQITTVGQTSEGMGASQATTYKAEIDVKMIDQSERTDEASVYAAKMKRQLEKVLVGAKVKTVPVGIMGSAEDATLGLIVTGPNVESAMKFAKLAEAELRTIPGTTEIKLTVEDGNPEINVQVDRDKMAALGLSLQTVGMTMQTAYSGNTDGKFRAGEYEYDINIKYNAFDRKNITDVSNLIFINDLGQQIKLSQFATITEGSGPSKLERRDKTASVTVQGQNIGVPAGTIVQKWEEKLQKLEKPTGVSYIWGGDQENQSEGFGTLGIALLAAIILVYLVMVGLYDSFVHPFVVLFAIPLSFIGAMLALALTNNSLNIFTILGIIMLIGLVCKNAIMLVDYTNQRRAAGESIRTALIQANHARLRPILMTTIAMVFGMFPIALASGAGAEWKNGLAWVIIGGLISSLFLTLIIVPVIYEIMEKIIAKFSKGEKIDYEAEMVADYEHKELSEDGFNPKHSM; via the coding sequence ATGAAATTAGCCGAAATATCCATAAAACGTCCTTCGTTAGTTATCGTTCTCTTTACGATACTAATCCTTGGAGGACTATTCAGTTATAGCCAGCTGGGCTATGAATTGATTCCAAAATTTGAAATGAATGTAATTACAGTTTCAACAGTTTATCCCGGAGCTTCTCCCAGTGAAGTTGAAAACACAGTTACCAAGAAAATGGAGGATGCCATCGCATCTTTAGAAAACATCAAGAAAATTGACTCTAAATCATACGAAAGTCTTTCGGTGGTTTCTATCACATTAACTTCGAATGCGAATGTGGATGTCTCGATGAACGATGCCCAACGAAAAATCAACGCCATTTTAAGTGACTTACCCGATGATGCCAAAACACCTTCATTGAATAAATTCTCGCTGAGTGATATGCCAATTATTACTATTGGTGCTAACGGGAAAATGGATGAGGCTGCTTTTTATGACTTAATTGATAAAAAAATTGCCCCTGTTTTATCGCGTGTTCAAGGGGTAGCGCAAGTAAATATTATTGGTGGTCAGGAACGTGAAATCCAGGTAAATCTTGACGCCACTAAAATGCAGGGTTACGGTTTATCGGTTCCACAAGTACAACAAATCATTTTAGCATCTAACCTTGATTTCCCTACCGGAAACATCCAAACCCGTGAGCAAAAAATTCTAATTCGTTTAGCGGGTAAATACAAAAGTGTTGACGAATTAAGAAACCTGGTAGTTTCTTCTAAAAACGGAATTCAGATTCGTTTACAGGATATTGCCGATGTACAGGACACTCAAAAAATTGCTGAAAAAATTGCACGTGTCGATCAAAAAAGTGCCATTGTATTGCAAATTGTGAAACAATCAGATGCTAATGCCGTAGCGGTGAGTGAACTGGTTGCAAAAACCGTTGAGAAATTAGAAAGTGATTATAAGGTAAATGATTTACAGTTAGAAACGGCTAAAGACAGTACTATTTTCACATTGGAAGCAGCCGACTCTGTACTACATGATTTATTAATTGCCGTAATCCTGGTGGCATTAGTAATGTTATTCTTCCTGCACAGTATTAGAAACTCATTAATTGTAATGATTTCTATTCCGGCTTCTTTGATTGCTACTTTTATTGGTATCTATCTTTTAGGATACACCTTAAACTTAATGAGTTTATTAGGATTATCTTTGGTAGTAGGTATTCTGGTGGATGATGCCATTGTGGTATTGGAAAACATTTACAGGCACATGGAAATGGGTAAAAGCCGTATTCGCGCCTCTTTTGACGGAACTGCCGAAATTGGTGGAACAGTAACTTCGATTACCTTAGTAATTGTGGTGGTATTTTTACCTATCGCTATGAGTAGCGGATTAGTATCGAATATTATTACACAGTTCTGTATGACGGTGGTAATTTCTACTTTATTATCACTTTTAGCATCGTTTACCATCATTCCATGGTTGTCTTCCCGTTTTGGAAAACTGGAACATATTGAAGGAAAAAATCTTTTTGGAAGAATTATTCTTGGTTTCGAAAGTTTGTTAACTCGTTTTACCAATTGGGTGACTGAAATTCTAGAATGGAGTTTAAACCATTACATCAAAACCATCCTGATTGTATTAGTATTATTCATTACTTCTACATTTGGATTAATGGGTGGTGGTTTTATTGGAGGAGAATTCTTTGCTGCCTCAGATAGTGGAGAGTTTTTAGTGCAAATAGAAATGCCTAAAGATGCTTCATTGGAACAAACTAACTTCATGACGCAAAAAGCAGAAGCTTATTTGAAACAACAAAAATATGTTCATAGCCAAATTACAACTGTAGGTCAAACTTCAGAAGGAATGGGAGCTTCTCAGGCAACCACTTACAAGGCGGAGATTGATGTAAAAATGATTGATCAGTCAGAACGTACTGATGAAGCATCCGTTTATGCTGCTAAAATGAAACGCCAATTAGAAAAAGTATTAGTTGGTGCCAAAGTAAAAACGGTTCCTGTAGGTATTATGGGATCTGCCGAAGATGCAACTCTTGGATTAATTGTTACCGGGCCTAATGTGGAAAGTGCTATGAAATTTGCCAAATTAGCCGAAGCTGAATTAAGAACCATCCCGGGAACTACCGAAATTAAATTAACGGTTGAAGATGGAAATCCGGAAATTAACGTTCAGGTGGATCGCGATAAAATGGCCGCACTTGGATTATCATTACAAACGGTTGGTATGACCATGCAAACAGCTTACAGCGGAAATACTGACGGTAAGTTTAGAGCCGGAGAATACGAATACGACATCAACATTAAATACAATGCTTTTGACAGAAAAAACATTACTGATGTAAGTAATTTAATTTTCATCAATGATTTAGGACAACAAATTAAATTATCTCAATTTGCTACAATTACCGAAGGTTCAGGTCCAAGTAAACTGGAACGTAGAGATAAAACAGCTTCGGTTACGGTTCAGGGTCAAAACATTGGAGTTCCGGCAGGAACTATTGTACAAAAATGGGAAGAAAAATTACAAAAGTTAGAAAAACCTACCGGTGTAAGTTACATTTGGGGAGGTGATCAGGAAAACCAATCGGAAGGTTTTGGTACACTTGGAATTGCATTATTAGCCGCGATTATCTTAGTTTACTTAGTAATGGTAGGATTGTATGACAGTTTTGTTCACCCGTTTGTGGTATTGTTTGCCATTCCACTTTCGTTTATTGGAGCAATGCTGGCATTGGCTTTAACAAACAACTCATTAAACATCTTTACCATTTTAGGTATCATTATGTTGATTGGATTGGTTTGTAAAAATGCAATTATGTTGGTGGATTATACCAACCAGCGAAGAGCTGCAGGAGAATCAATCAGAACGGCATTAATTCAGGCTAACCACGCCCGTTTACGTCCAATTTTGATGACAACTATTGCGATGGTTTTTGGTATGTTCCCAATTGCATTAGCATCAGGAGCCGGAGCCGAATGGAAAAACGGATTAGCCTGGGTAATTATTGGTGGATTAATTTCTTCTTTATTCCTAACCCTGATTATTGTTCCGGTGATTTATGAAATCATGGAGAAAATCATTGCTAAATTCTCTAAAGGAGAAAAAATCGATTACGAAGCCGAAATGGTTGCCGATTACGAACATAAAGAATTAAGTGAAGACGGTTTTAACCCTAAACATAGCATGTAA
- a CDS encoding carboxymuconolactone decarboxylase family protein, producing the protein MAIARNRSEVEAEIREYLGIIPGFMKDIPDAYLDFEWELFKSLQLGETLIPNKYKELMGVALHSETKCRYCTLFHTETAKLFGATDAEIQEAAHYAKMSLGWSAYLNGMQTDYDEFAGELKQIGNYVKENMAQHAH; encoded by the coding sequence ATGGCAATAGCAAGGAATCGTTCAGAAGTAGAAGCCGAAATCAGAGAGTATTTAGGCATTATTCCGGGATTTATGAAAGATATTCCCGATGCTTATTTAGATTTTGAATGGGAATTATTCAAAAGCCTTCAATTAGGTGAAACGCTTATCCCTAATAAATACAAAGAATTAATGGGGGTAGCCTTACATTCAGAAACTAAATGCAGATATTGTACCTTGTTTCATACGGAGACAGCAAAACTCTTTGGTGCAACAGATGCAGAAATACAGGAAGCGGCTCATTATGCAAAAATGTCGCTTGGCTGGAGTGCCTATCTTAATGGCATGCAAACCGATTATGACGAGTTTGCCGGTGAATTGAAACAGATAGGTAATTATGTGAAAGAAAATATGGCACAACATGCACATTGA
- a CDS encoding TonB-dependent receptor, translating into MKIKSTLAILCLFFVLSSGTNWAQEKGTIKGQITLNDKQSPENISVILKGTGLGTITDSKGNYKLKNIKTGNYTLKISAIGYITKELKISLTKGQELTQDATIIANSEELSEVLINGGKKNHFAKKENQQVSRLALKNLENPQVYTTISSELLKEQVVTNIDDALKNAPGIQPLWTSTGRGSDGAGYFSLRGFAVQPRALNGLPGISNGSLDPANIDKIEVIKGPSGTLFGSTIVSYGGLINITTKTPYERFGGEINYTTGSYGLNRVTADINTPLNEDKTVNFRINTAYHSENSFQDAGFRKALFVAPSLSYKASDRLSFLINTEFLSNEATNATMLFLTRSTPLRVNNIDELGYDNKRSYTSNNLSIKTPSFNLQGQMFYKINDSWTSQTAISKTSAKSEGYYSYLFEGTTSFPAITEGVVFARYINYQNSTTLATDIQQNFIGDFKIGNMRNRIVAGLDYFNRQIIDNGTGYIVNGRIYIGNDDLQTVNENVFGITNPAQYITTGDNGKLSKNATDALLAGATVNNSKTKQEVYSAYVSNVINFLPSLSAMASLRVDRFMNAQNGTYNQTALSPKFGMVFQPILDKVSLFANYMNGFTNVAPAEDINGTTRTPRVFNPEHADQLEFGTKLNLFGDKLYGTFNYYKIKVTDRVYNIRNSATDITYFQNGAQKNEGFEAEIIANPISGFNIVAGYSYVDANVTKGDATTVGYRPTSAGAYNTANLWASYRFQENTLKGFGIGFGGNYSGENKITHGAVTGTFTIPEYTVLNSSIFYGNDKFNLTLKIDNIANVDTYDGWSTIHPRNMRSASASFSYKF; encoded by the coding sequence ATGAAAATAAAATCTACCCTAGCTATTTTATGCTTATTCTTCGTTCTGTCATCAGGTACAAACTGGGCACAGGAAAAAGGGACTATCAAAGGACAAATTACATTAAATGACAAACAATCTCCAGAAAACATTTCTGTAATTTTAAAAGGTACAGGCTTAGGAACAATAACTGATTCCAAAGGAAATTATAAGCTAAAAAACATCAAAACCGGAAATTACACCTTAAAAATTTCGGCAATTGGATACATCACCAAAGAACTTAAAATAAGTTTAACTAAAGGTCAGGAACTGACACAAGATGCTACTATCATTGCAAATTCAGAAGAACTAAGCGAAGTGCTTATCAACGGAGGCAAAAAAAATCATTTTGCTAAAAAAGAAAATCAGCAAGTATCAAGATTAGCACTTAAAAATCTTGAAAACCCGCAGGTTTATACCACTATCTCATCTGAATTACTAAAAGAACAGGTGGTTACCAATATTGATGACGCACTAAAAAATGCTCCGGGAATACAACCGCTTTGGACTTCAACAGGTCGTGGAAGTGATGGTGCGGGATATTTTTCACTACGTGGATTTGCTGTACAGCCTAGAGCACTTAATGGGCTACCAGGCATCTCAAACGGTAGTTTAGATCCTGCTAACATTGATAAAATTGAAGTAATCAAAGGCCCATCGGGAACTTTATTTGGAAGCACCATCGTTTCATACGGAGGCTTAATTAACATTACCACTAAAACTCCTTATGAGCGTTTTGGAGGAGAAATTAATTACACTACAGGTTCATACGGATTAAACCGGGTAACAGCCGATATCAACACTCCGCTCAACGAAGACAAAACGGTTAATTTTAGAATCAACACTGCTTACCATAGCGAAAACAGTTTTCAGGATGCCGGATTCAGAAAAGCTTTATTTGTAGCTCCATCCTTGTCATACAAAGCTTCAGACAGACTTTCTTTCTTAATTAACACCGAATTTTTAAGTAATGAAGCGACTAATGCTACCATGTTATTCTTAACCCGTTCGACTCCATTAAGAGTTAACAATATTGATGAATTAGGATATGACAACAAACGTTCTTACACCAGCAACAACCTGTCAATCAAAACACCTTCATTCAATTTACAAGGACAAATGTTCTATAAAATAAATGATTCCTGGACTTCACAAACAGCAATTTCAAAAACATCAGCAAAATCAGAAGGATATTACAGCTACTTGTTTGAAGGAACTACATCGTTCCCTGCTATTACTGAAGGAGTAGTATTTGCCCGTTATATTAATTATCAAAACTCAACAACTTTAGCAACAGATATCCAACAAAACTTTATCGGAGATTTCAAAATTGGAAACATGAGAAACCGAATTGTTGCTGGATTGGATTATTTTAATCGTCAAATTATTGACAACGGTACCGGCTACATTGTTAACGGACGCATATATATTGGAAATGATGATTTACAAACTGTAAACGAAAATGTTTTTGGAATAACTAATCCGGCTCAATACATTACTACAGGAGACAACGGCAAATTAAGTAAAAATGCAACTGATGCCTTATTAGCCGGAGCAACTGTAAACAATAGCAAAACAAAACAAGAGGTTTATAGTGCTTATGTTTCAAACGTAATCAACTTTTTACCAAGTTTATCTGCCATGGCAAGTTTACGTGTAGATCGTTTTATGAATGCACAAAATGGCACTTACAATCAAACAGCACTTTCACCAAAATTTGGTATGGTTTTCCAGCCTATTTTAGACAAAGTTTCCCTTTTTGCCAACTACATGAACGGATTTACAAACGTTGCTCCTGCAGAAGATATCAATGGAACAACAAGAACGCCACGTGTTTTTAATCCGGAACATGCTGACCAGTTAGAATTTGGAACAAAATTGAATTTATTTGGAGATAAATTATATGGTACTTTTAATTACTACAAGATAAAAGTAACAGACCGCGTTTATAACATCCGAAATTCTGCTACTGATATTACTTATTTCCAAAATGGTGCTCAAAAAAATGAAGGCTTTGAAGCAGAAATTATAGCAAATCCAATCTCAGGATTCAATATTGTAGCCGGATATAGCTATGTTGATGCAAATGTAACCAAAGGTGATGCTACTACAGTGGGTTACAGACCAACCAGTGCAGGCGCATACAATACCGCAAATTTATGGGCAAGCTACCGTTTTCAGGAAAATACTTTAAAAGGATTCGGAATCGGTTTTGGAGGTAACTATTCAGGAGAAAACAAAATTACTCATGGAGCAGTAACAGGGACTTTTACAATTCCTGAATACACTGTATTGAATTCGTCAATTTTCTATGGAAATGACAAATTCAATTTAACTTTAAAAATTGACAATATTGCCAATGTAGATACCTATGATGGATGGTCAACTATTCACCCTAGAAATATGAGGAGTGCCTCTGCCAGTTTCTCTTATAAATTCTAA
- a CDS encoding PepSY-associated TM helix domain-containing protein has translation MSNRNYNIFFHTHTVSGIVISVVLYVIFFAGSFSFFRDDIASWERGESAVISNEIQLNYDHAIKVLDTAYDLQGRKITISQTHNEKNIAARLEATKDSLATKKARESQFLYLNNTTYKTTTYVDSYNLGEFIYRLHFLAQIPYPVGYYLSGFIALFFLFAIITGVLLHWKKIISNFYVFRPKEKLKTWWTDAHTSLGMLGLPFQFVYAVTGAFFMIKLLIVAPAVQFLYQGDQDQLYKELEYTTGEYEFANKPLTKHFSINEIVAATKNNWNDFDITRVEIQNYGDANMHVLVEGEIQYNKKFTGIGKIVYKIATGEIVAKKDPYTQTTYLDSVKNILYRIHYGDYGGYGLKIISFVLGILSCFVIISGVMIWLVARDKKNVPEKKRRFNEGVVRIYLAICLSMFPVTAMSFIAAKVFYPLGQDNIYSIYFISWLLLSIFFILKKNNRFTNQACLLSGSILGFIIPIANGLTTGNWFWISFGNHQFQLFFVDVFWIVISAVTFYAGFKINCLGAEPTRY, from the coding sequence ATGAGTAATAGAAATTACAACATCTTTTTTCACACCCACACCGTTAGTGGAATTGTTATCAGCGTTGTTTTGTATGTGATTTTTTTCGCGGGTTCATTCTCTTTTTTCAGAGATGATATTGCCAGTTGGGAACGTGGAGAATCGGCAGTAATTTCAAATGAAATACAATTAAATTACGACCACGCAATAAAAGTACTCGATACAGCTTACGACTTACAAGGCAGAAAAATAACTATTTCTCAGACTCACAACGAAAAAAACATTGCTGCCCGTCTTGAAGCTACTAAAGATAGTCTGGCCACAAAAAAAGCCAGAGAAAGTCAGTTTTTATACCTGAACAATACTACCTATAAGACTACAACCTATGTTGATTCATACAATCTGGGTGAATTCATTTATCGCTTGCATTTTCTGGCACAAATTCCCTACCCGGTTGGTTATTACTTATCCGGATTTATTGCTTTATTTTTTCTGTTTGCCATTATAACCGGAGTTTTATTGCATTGGAAAAAAATTATATCTAATTTTTATGTTTTCAGACCTAAAGAAAAACTAAAAACCTGGTGGACTGATGCGCATACTTCACTGGGAATGTTGGGATTACCTTTTCAATTTGTATATGCGGTTACCGGTGCTTTTTTTATGATTAAATTACTTATTGTTGCACCCGCTGTTCAATTTTTATACCAAGGCGATCAGGATCAATTATACAAAGAACTGGAATACACAACAGGTGAATATGAATTTGCAAACAAACCGCTAACGAAACATTTCAGTATTAACGAAATAGTTGCTGCAACTAAAAATAACTGGAATGATTTTGACATCACCCGTGTAGAAATTCAAAACTACGGCGATGCAAATATGCATGTTTTAGTAGAAGGCGAAATCCAATACAACAAGAAATTTACCGGAATTGGCAAAATAGTTTATAAAATTGCTACTGGCGAAATAGTTGCTAAAAAAGACCCTTATACACAAACGACTTATTTGGATAGTGTAAAAAACATATTGTACCGCATCCATTATGGTGATTATGGAGGTTATGGATTAAAAATTATCAGTTTTGTATTAGGAATCCTAAGTTGTTTTGTAATTATTTCGGGAGTAATGATTTGGCTGGTTGCCCGAGACAAAAAAAATGTTCCTGAGAAAAAAAGACGTTTTAATGAAGGAGTTGTTCGCATATATCTGGCCATTTGTCTGAGTATGTTTCCGGTTACGGCCATGAGTTTTATTGCTGCCAAAGTATTTTATCCATTAGGACAAGACAACATATACAGTATCTATTTTATTAGTTGGTTGTTATTGTCTATCTTTTTTATTCTAAAGAAAAACAATCGTTTTACCAATCAGGCTTGTTTACTTTCAGGAAGTATTTTGGGTTTTATCATTCCAATTGCCAACGGACTAACAACCGGGAATTGGTTTTGGATTTCATTTGGCAATCATCAATTTCAATTGTTTTTTGTAGATGTTTTTTGGATTGTTATTTCCGCTGTAACATTCTATGCCGGATTTAAAATAAACTGCCTCGGGGCAGAGCCCACTAGGTATTAG
- a CDS encoding toxin-antitoxin system YwqK family antitoxin has product MKKYIIIGALLITGMIFAQTPKPQLEAVGNKVKATYFHENGKVQQTGFFKNGKLEGKWTSYDQDGNKLAIAEYNNGEKVGKWFFWKDSTLSEVDYSNNQIASVKNWKKEAIVNAD; this is encoded by the coding sequence ATGAAAAAATATATAATTATCGGAGCATTATTAATCACAGGAATGATTTTTGCACAAACCCCAAAACCTCAATTAGAAGCCGTTGGAAATAAAGTAAAAGCAACTTATTTTCATGAAAATGGAAAGGTTCAGCAAACAGGTTTCTTTAAAAACGGAAAATTAGAAGGAAAATGGACTTCTTACGATCAGGATGGAAACAAATTAGCTATTGCTGAATATAATAATGGTGAGAAAGTAGGGAAATGGTTTTTCTGGAAAGATTCTACTTTGAGTGAGGTGGATTATTCTAATAACCAAATTGCTTCTGTGAAAAATTGGAAAAAAGAAGCAATAGTTAATGCGGATTAA
- the aspS gene encoding aspartate--tRNA ligase has product MYRSHNCGELNASHINTEVTLAGWVQKSRDKGFMNWVDLRDRYGITQLIFDESRTKKTVFELAKTLGREFVIQVKGTVIEREAKNKNIPTGEIEILVSELNILNSALTPPFTIEDETDGGEDIRMKYRYLDIRRNPVKNSLLFRHKVAMEVRKYLSDLDFCEVETPYLIKSTPEGARDFVVPSRMNEGQFYALPQSPQTFKQLLMVGGMDKYFQIVKCFRDEDLRADRQPEFTQIDCEMAFVEQEDILNIFEGLTRHLLKEIKGIEVDKFPRMTYDHAMKTYGNDKPDIRFGMEFGELNEFAQHKEFPVFNAAELVVGIAVPGAGNYTRKEIDALIDWVKRPQVGASGMVYVKCNEDGTFKSSVDKFYDQEDIANWAKTTGAKAGDMIFVLSGPSNKTRAQMSALRMELATRLGLRNPEVFAPLWVVDFPLLEFDEESGRYHAMHHPFTSPKPEDIALLETKPGEVRANAYDMVLNGNEIGGGSIRIHDKATQQLMFKYLGFSEEEAKAQFGFLMDAFQFGAPPHGGLAFGLDRLVAILGGQETIRDFIAFPKNNSGRDVMIDAPSAIDNAQLNELHIQLDL; this is encoded by the coding sequence ATGTACAGAAGTCATAATTGTGGCGAGTTAAACGCCTCACATATCAATACCGAAGTAACACTTGCAGGTTGGGTTCAAAAATCACGTGATAAAGGATTCATGAATTGGGTCGATTTAAGAGACCGTTATGGAATTACACAATTAATTTTTGACGAAAGTCGTACTAAAAAAACAGTATTCGAATTAGCAAAAACACTTGGACGCGAATTTGTAATTCAGGTTAAGGGAACCGTTATCGAAAGAGAAGCTAAAAATAAAAATATCCCAACAGGTGAAATAGAAATTTTAGTTTCTGAACTAAACATATTAAATAGTGCTCTGACTCCTCCATTTACTATCGAAGATGAAACAGACGGCGGTGAAGACATTAGAATGAAATATCGTTACCTAGATATTAGAAGAAATCCGGTAAAAAACAGTTTGCTATTCCGTCACAAAGTAGCAATGGAAGTTCGTAAATATTTATCAGATTTGGATTTCTGCGAAGTAGAAACGCCTTATCTAATCAAATCAACTCCTGAAGGAGCGAGAGATTTCGTTGTACCAAGCCGTATGAACGAAGGACAATTTTATGCCTTGCCACAATCGCCACAAACTTTCAAACAATTATTAATGGTAGGTGGAATGGATAAATATTTCCAAATTGTGAAATGTTTCCGTGACGAGGATTTACGTGCTGACCGCCAGCCAGAGTTTACACAAATTGACTGCGAAATGGCATTTGTAGAACAAGAAGACATCCTGAACATTTTCGAAGGGCTAACACGTCATTTACTAAAAGAAATCAAAGGAATCGAAGTTGACAAATTCCCTCGCATGACATACGATCACGCGATGAAAACATACGGAAATGACAAACCGGACATACGTTTTGGGATGGAATTTGGCGAATTGAACGAATTTGCACAACACAAAGAATTCCCTGTATTCAACGCTGCTGAATTAGTAGTAGGAATTGCAGTTCCGGGAGCCGGAAATTATACCCGTAAAGAAATTGATGCGTTAATTGACTGGGTAAAACGTCCGCAAGTAGGAGCATCAGGAATGGTGTATGTAAAATGCAACGAAGACGGTACTTTTAAATCATCAGTAGATAAATTCTACGATCAGGAAGATATAGCCAATTGGGCAAAAACAACCGGCGCTAAAGCAGGCGATATGATTTTTGTGCTTTCGGGTCCATCTAATAAAACGAGAGCACAAATGAGTGCTTTAAGAATGGAATTAGCCACTCGTTTAGGATTACGTAATCCGGAAGTATTCGCTCCGCTTTGGGTTGTTGATTTCCCATTGTTGGAATTTGATGAAGAAAGCGGTCGTTACCACGCCATGCACCATCCATTTACTTCCCCAAAACCGGAAGATATTGCCTTATTAGAAACCAAACCGGGAGAAGTTCGCGCTAATGCTTACGACATGGTTTTAAACGGAAATGAAATTGGAGGAGGTTCTATTCGTATTCACGATAAAGCAACCCAACAATTAATGTTTAAATATTTAGGATTCTCTGAAGAAGAAGCAAAAGCGCAGTTCGGATTCCTAATGGATGCTTTCCAGTTTGGAGCTCCTCCTCATGGTGGATTAGCTTTTGGACTAGATAGATTAGTTGCCATTTTAGGAGGTCAGGAAACTATCAGAGATTTCATCGCTTTCCCTAAAAACAACTCCGGTAGAGACGTGATGATTGACGCTCCGTCAGCCATTGATAATGCTCAATTAAACGAATTACACATACAGCTAGATTTATAA
- a CDS encoding cold-shock protein produces MRTGTVKFFNESKGYGFITDEETGKDIFVHASGISAEELREGDRVSYEEEEGRKGKVAAKVAVI; encoded by the coding sequence ATGCGTACAGGTACAGTTAAATTTTTCAATGAATCAAAAGGTTACGGATTCATTACAGACGAAGAAACAGGAAAAGACATTTTTGTTCATGCTTCAGGAATCAGCGCGGAAGAATTACGCGAAGGTGACAGAGTTAGCTACGAAGAAGAAGAAGGAAGAAAAGGAAAAGTTGCTGCTAAAGTTGCAGTTATCTAA
- a CDS encoding NADH-quinone oxidoreductase subunit A, with product MQTEQFNYLPILMQALLAIGFVVTTIFISGKLGPKRKSEAKDKNFECGIESVGNARIPFSVKYFLVAILFVLFDIEVIFLYPWAINFKELGMEGMIKMIVFMALLLVGFFYIIKKKALQWE from the coding sequence ATGCAAACGGAACAATTCAATTATCTTCCAATACTAATGCAAGCTTTACTTGCTATCGGTTTTGTTGTAACAACTATCTTCATTTCAGGAAAATTAGGCCCTAAAAGAAAGTCAGAAGCTAAAGACAAGAATTTTGAATGTGGAATTGAATCTGTCGGAAATGCACGTATTCCTTTCTCAGTAAAATATTTCCTGGTTGCTATCTTGTTTGTATTGTTTGATATTGAGGTTATTTTCCTTTATCCATGGGCAATCAACTTCAAAGAACTGGGAATGGAAGGAATGATAAAAATGATTGTGTTTATGGCTTTGCTTTTAGTTGGTTTTTTCTATATCATCAAAAAGAAAGCATTACAATGGGAATAA
- a CDS encoding NADH-quinone oxidoreductase subunit B — MSDSKVNMVAPPEGVVGEGFFATKLNDVVGLARANSLWPLPFATSCCGIEFMATMASHYDLARFGSERVSFSPRQADMLMVMGTISKKMAPILRQVYEQMSEPRWVISVGACACSGGIFDTYSVLQGIDKVIPVDVYVPGCPPRPEQIVDGVMKLQELVKSESVRRRSSPEYQELLASYNIK, encoded by the coding sequence ATGAGCGATTCAAAAGTAAATATGGTTGCACCACCAGAAGGAGTTGTTGGCGAAGGCTTCTTTGCCACAAAACTAAATGACGTTGTAGGTTTGGCTCGTGCCAATTCACTTTGGCCATTGCCTTTTGCAACTTCTTGTTGTGGTATTGAATTTATGGCCACAATGGCATCTCATTATGACTTGGCACGTTTTGGTTCTGAACGTGTAAGTTTCTCTCCTCGTCAAGCCGATATGTTAATGGTTATGGGAACTATTTCTAAAAAAATGGCTCCTATCTTACGTCAGGTTTACGAACAAATGTCAGAGCCTAGATGGGTAATCTCTGTAGGTGCCTGTGCCTGTTCAGGTGGAATTTTCGATACTTACTCTGTTCTTCAGGGAATTGACAAAGTAATTCCGGTTGACGTTTATGTTCCAGGCTGTCCGCCAAGACCGGAGCAAATTGTTGATGGTGTGATGAAATTACAGGAATTGGTAAAATCAGAATCGGTAAGAAGAAGAAGTTCGCCTGAGTATCAAGAATTATTAGCTTCTTATAATATCAAATAA